AGCGCGCCGAGGCCGAGCGTCCACGAGGCCGGCCAGCGTGCGGCAAGCCATCCGCCAAGCGCCACGCCCGCCATGCTCGCGGCCAGCGCGACGACGCCGTCGGCGATGCCGATGCTGCGAAGCGAGTAGCCGAGCGTGTTGACGAACGGCTTAGACAGCGTGAGCGCGAGCACGTCGCCCATGCGATAGAGCGCGACGAAGCCCAGGATCGCGAGCGCCGCGAAGCCATAGCGCCAGACGAAGTCGAGATAGGGCCTCACCGCCCCCGAACGCGCGGCGAACGCTTGCGGGGGCAGGCGGCGGATCGCGGGGATCGCCGCGGCGAGCAGCACGAAGGGGAGGAGGGCGACGATCGCGACCCAGGTCGCGACATTGGCGCCGGCATCGATCCCCGCGGCATCGGCGATCGCGAGCAGCGCCCTGCCGATCGCCGCGAAGACGACGAGGATGGCTGCGAACAGCGCGGCGCTGGCGGCAATGCCGACCCCGATCGCCGGCCAGCGCGCGCCGCGACCGTCGGCTTCGCGCGGCGTCGCGGCGATGGCGGGAAGCGCGAGCGCGGCGATCGCGGCGACGACCAGATAGCCCGCCTGCCACCCCGCCGCGTCGGCGACGAGCAGCACGCCCGACCCCGCCGCGACCATCGCGCTGCGATAGCCCCAGATATTGGCGGCGACGAGCGGACCCTGTGTAGCGGCATCGGGCGCGAGGCCGATGCGCCAACCGTCGACCGCGATCTCCAGCATTGTCGTCCAGAAGGCGAGGACGAGCGCCCACAGCGCCGTCGCGGCAAGGCTGCGTGCGGGGTCGGTCAGCGCGAGGCCTACGATCGCCGCGACGATGCCGATCTGGGAGGCGAGAACCCAGCTTCGCCGCCGACCGTAGAAGCGCGCGAAGCCCGGAACGCCGACGCGATCGACGATCGGCGCCCACAGGAACTTGAACGTCGGCAGCAGCGCGACCCAGGCGAAGAAGCCGATCAGCGTCAGCGGCACGCCGCTCTGCGCCAGCCGCAGCGAGAGGATCGTCGAGAAGAGATAGAAGGGCAGCCCCGCGCAGACGCCCAGCAGCGCGAACAGCGCCAGCGAGCGGGCGGGCGCTTGGGTCGGCGCTGATCTCGGCTCGGCCGCCGTCATTCTGTTTACCCCTCCAGCCGTGACTAGGAGGCGCATGCAAATGTTAAGTCAATGATGAAGGTTAGCCGGGGTTCATGGTCAATGCGCCGCGTTCGGCCGCGCCACGCCCCCGCCGCCTGCAATCGCTTACTGGAGGATATGCATCCACATCGGTTGGCCGACGAGGCTGGGCGAGCCGCGCAGCTTGTCGAGCGCCTGCGCAACGCAGCGCTCCGGGCCCTCATGAGTGACGATCGTGACGATCACGCCGCTGTCGGCGACGGCGCCGCGCTGGATCAGGCTTTCGATCGAGACGCCGGCATCGCGCATCGCCGCGGCGATCTCTGCCAGGACGCCGACCTTGTCGACGACGGCGAAGCGAAGATAGGCGCGGCCGCGGCGCTCGCCCGGATCGGCGGCGGGCTGGGCGGCGAGGCTGGCGGACGGCATCGCGTAGGCCGGACCGAACTCGCCGCGGGCGATGTCGATCAGGTCGGCGACGACCGCGCTCGCGGTCGGGCCGTCGCCCGCGCCTGCGCCCTGGAACAGCAAGCGGCCGACGAAATTGCCCTCCGCCACCACGGCGTTCGTAGCGCCGGTGACGTGCGCGAGCGGATGGTCGACGGGGACGAGGTGCGGGTGGACGCGCTGGAACAGTCCCTGCGCGCCGGCCTCCGCCAGCCCGAGCAGCCGCACGCGATAACCGAGCGCCGCCGCTTCGGCGATGTCGGCGGCGATGACGTGGCGGATGCCGGTCACGCGCACGTCGCCGAACGACGGGCTGGTGCCGAAGGCAAGGCTGGCGAGGATCGACAGCTTGTGCGCGGCATCGACGCCGTCGATGTCGAACGAGGGATCGGCCTCGGCGAACCCCTTTGCCTGCGCTTCGGCCAGCACGTCGGCGAAGTCGCGGCCTTCCGCCTCCATCCGGCTGAGGATGAAATTGCAGGT
This is a stretch of genomic DNA from Sphingomonas sp. Y38-1Y. It encodes these proteins:
- a CDS encoding permease, with the protein product MTAAEPRSAPTQAPARSLALFALLGVCAGLPFYLFSTILSLRLAQSGVPLTLIGFFAWVALLPTFKFLWAPIVDRVGVPGFARFYGRRRSWVLASQIGIVAAIVGLALTDPARSLAATALWALVLAFWTTMLEIAVDGWRIGLAPDAATQGPLVAANIWGYRSAMVAAGSGVLLVADAAGWQAGYLVVAAIAALALPAIAATPREADGRGARWPAIGVGIAASAALFAAILVVFAAIGRALLAIADAAGIDAGANVATWVAIVALLPFVLLAAAIPAIRRLPPQAFAARSGAVRPYLDFVWRYGFAALAILGFVALYRMGDVLALTLSKPFVNTLGYSLRSIGIADGVVALAASMAGVALGGWLAARWPASWTLGLGALLAAFGNFAFVWLGSRNADVGALWAATAADQFGNGLAGAVFVVYLSLLVNPAFAASQYALLSGFAFLLPRLIGGGAGAIAEAIGYPGFFALSGALSLAALLLLPLVVSARPREALA
- a CDS encoding homoserine dehydrogenase, yielding MTQPLRVAIAGLGTVGAGVIRLIDANTALIERRAGRPIEIVAVSARDRAKDRGVDIGRFDWIDDPVALGRHDGADVVVELIGGSDGPALALARTSFGAGKSFVTANKAMIAHHGLELARAAEDADVALKFEAAVAGGVPVIKGLREGAAANEIARVYGILNGTCNFILSRMEAEGRDFADVLAEAQAKGFAEADPSFDIDGVDAAHKLSILASLAFGTSPSFGDVRVTGIRHVIAADIAEAAALGYRVRLLGLAEAGAQGLFQRVHPHLVPVDHPLAHVTGATNAVVAEGNFVGRLLFQGAGAGDGPTASAVVADLIDIARGEFGPAYAMPSASLAAQPAADPGERRGRAYLRFAVVDKVGVLAEIAAAMRDAGVSIESLIQRGAVADSGVIVTIVTHEGPERCVAQALDKLRGSPSLVGQPMWMHILQ